A single genomic interval of Streptomyces sp. NBC_00663 harbors:
- a CDS encoding MGMT family protein: protein MSDESLARDVPPDALPEYAERVLEVADLIPPGRVMTYGDVAEWLEEGGPRQVGRVMALYGGAVPWWRVVRSDGVLLPGHELRALDHYRTEGTPLKTASRAAEGHIPRLDMKRARWDGGERAEGHT, encoded by the coding sequence ATGAGCGACGAGAGCCTTGCGCGGGACGTCCCGCCGGACGCCCTCCCGGAGTACGCCGAGCGCGTCCTTGAGGTGGCCGATCTCATCCCGCCCGGGCGCGTCATGACGTACGGCGACGTGGCCGAGTGGTTGGAGGAGGGCGGCCCGCGTCAGGTCGGCCGGGTCATGGCGCTCTACGGAGGCGCCGTCCCGTGGTGGCGTGTGGTCCGCTCGGACGGCGTGCTGCTGCCGGGCCACGAACTGCGGGCCCTCGATCACTACCGGACCGAGGGCACGCCCCTGAAGACGGCGAGCAGAGCCGCCGAGGGCCACATCCCGCGCCTGGACATGAAACGGGCGCGGTGGGACGGCGGCGAACGCGCGGAGGGTCACACCTGA
- a CDS encoding lysylphosphatidylglycerol synthase domain-containing protein produces the protein MKQQGVHPEGAESTSDASSRPGADDAADTSATSADFDEETHAEEVEGDEPLLPARVHRPSDLMRLLVGVLAVAVLLAIAAFAHGTTSGLEQDINKGTGQAPDLLIKIAGLASSIAILLVPVAFAIERLIKRDGLRIADGVLAAVLAHGVTLATDLWVAKAAPDSIQEALTQPSPGDIHALTDPVHGYLAPVIAYMTAVGMSRRPRWRAVLWIVLMLDAFSMLVTGYTTPFSIILTVLIGWTVAYGTLYAVGSPNVRPTGRTLMAGLRHVGFHPVSAAREEAVETPETGDRGRRYFVTLEDGPPLDVTVVDREQQAQGFFYRAWRNLTLRGFATRSSLPSLRQALEQEALLAYAAIAAGANAPKLIATSELGPDAVMLVYEHTGGRTLDSLADEEITDDLLRDTWHQVRALQSRRIAHRRLVGDAILVDRSGTVILTDLRVGEIAAGDLLLRMDISQLLVTLGLRVGADRAVAAAVNVLGPDAVADCLPMLQPIALSRSTRATLRTLARERAQRERDAILEASRQAKQARLEEAHEDAKPVLDKPDKKAVRAEARAEKRAIDEALDEAREDDLLTLIRHEVLLIRPQAPVEPARLERVRPRTLISVIAGAIGAYFLLTQLTHIEFGPLIQNAEWGWVAAAVLFSAASYFAAAMSLLGFVPERVPFMRTVGAQVAGSFVKIVAPAAVGGVALNTRFLQRQGVRPGLAVASVGASQLFGLGCHILMLLSFGYLTGTEKTPSLSPSRTVIAGLLTVAVLVLVVTSVPFLRKFVVTRVRSLFAGVVPRMLDVLQRPQKLLTGIGGMLLLTACFVMCLDASIRAFGTEGSSISIASVAVVFLAGNALGSAAPTPGGVGAVEATLTVGLIAVGLPSEVAAPAVLLYRLLTLWLPVLPGWLAFNHLSRKGAL, from the coding sequence ATGAAGCAACAGGGCGTGCACCCGGAGGGCGCGGAGAGCACCTCTGACGCTTCGTCGCGCCCCGGCGCCGACGACGCGGCCGACACCTCCGCGACCAGCGCCGATTTCGACGAGGAGACACACGCCGAAGAGGTCGAGGGCGACGAACCCCTCCTCCCCGCGCGCGTGCACCGTCCCTCGGACCTCATGCGGCTCCTGGTGGGCGTTCTCGCGGTCGCCGTGCTGCTGGCGATCGCCGCCTTCGCGCACGGCACGACCTCGGGCCTCGAACAGGACATCAACAAGGGCACCGGACAGGCGCCCGACCTGCTCATCAAGATCGCGGGCCTGGCCTCCAGCATCGCGATCCTGCTGGTGCCGGTCGCCTTCGCGATCGAGCGGCTGATCAAACGCGACGGGCTGCGCATCGCCGACGGCGTGCTCGCGGCGGTCCTCGCCCACGGGGTGACCCTGGCCACCGACCTCTGGGTCGCCAAGGCCGCTCCAGACTCGATCCAGGAAGCGCTGACCCAGCCCTCCCCGGGCGACATCCACGCCCTGACCGACCCGGTGCACGGCTATCTCGCACCGGTCATCGCGTACATGACGGCGGTCGGCATGTCCCGGCGGCCGCGCTGGCGCGCGGTGCTCTGGATCGTGCTGATGCTCGACGCCTTCTCGATGCTCGTCACGGGCTACACGACACCGTTCTCGATCATCCTGACGGTGCTCATCGGCTGGACCGTGGCCTACGGCACCCTGTACGCGGTCGGCTCGCCCAACGTCCGGCCCACCGGGCGCACGCTGATGGCGGGCCTGCGGCACGTCGGCTTCCACCCGGTGAGCGCGGCCCGCGAGGAGGCCGTGGAGACGCCGGAGACCGGAGACCGCGGCCGGCGCTACTTCGTCACCCTGGAGGACGGCCCGCCGCTCGACGTGACGGTCGTCGACCGGGAGCAGCAGGCGCAGGGCTTCTTCTACCGCGCGTGGAGGAATCTGACCCTGCGCGGCTTCGCCACCCGCAGCAGCCTGCCGTCCCTGCGCCAAGCCCTGGAGCAGGAGGCCCTGCTGGCCTACGCCGCCATCGCGGCCGGCGCCAACGCGCCCAAGCTGATCGCGACCTCCGAGCTCGGCCCCGACGCCGTGATGCTCGTCTACGAGCACACCGGCGGGCGCACCCTGGACTCGCTGGCGGACGAGGAGATCACCGACGACCTGCTGCGCGACACCTGGCACCAGGTGCGGGCCCTGCAGTCCCGGCGCATCGCGCACCGGCGCCTCGTGGGCGACGCGATTCTGGTGGATCGTTCCGGCACCGTGATCCTCACCGACCTGCGCGTCGGCGAGATCGCGGCCGGCGACCTGCTGCTGCGCATGGACATCTCCCAACTGCTGGTGACGCTCGGGCTGCGCGTGGGCGCCGACCGCGCGGTGGCGGCCGCGGTGAACGTGCTCGGTCCCGACGCCGTCGCCGACTGTCTGCCGATGCTCCAGCCCATCGCCCTGAGCCGCTCCACGCGCGCGACGCTGCGCACACTGGCCCGGGAACGCGCCCAGCGCGAGCGCGACGCGATCCTGGAGGCCTCCCGACAGGCCAAGCAGGCCAGGCTAGAAGAGGCCCACGAGGACGCCAAGCCGGTGCTCGACAAGCCCGACAAGAAGGCCGTACGCGCGGAGGCGCGGGCCGAGAAGCGGGCCATCGACGAGGCACTGGACGAGGCGCGCGAGGACGATCTGCTCACGCTCATCCGCCATGAGGTGCTGCTGATCAGGCCCCAGGCGCCCGTCGAGCCGGCCCGTCTGGAGCGGGTGCGGCCGCGCACGCTCATCAGTGTCATCGCCGGTGCCATCGGCGCGTACTTCCTGCTGACGCAGCTCACCCACATCGAGTTCGGCCCGCTCATCCAGAACGCCGAGTGGGGCTGGGTCGCGGCGGCCGTGCTGTTCTCGGCGGCGAGCTACTTCGCGGCGGCGATGTCGCTGCTGGGGTTCGTGCCCGAGCGGGTGCCCTTCATGCGGACCGTGGGGGCGCAGGTCGCCGGGTCCTTCGTGAAGATCGTCGCCCCGGCCGCGGTGGGCGGCGTCGCCCTCAACACGCGCTTCCTGCAACGCCAGGGGGTGCGGCCCGGGCTCGCGGTGGCCAGTGTCGGCGCCTCGCAGCTGTTCGGGCTCGGCTGCCACATCCTCATGCTGCTCTCCTTCGGCTATCTGACCGGTACCGAGAAGACGCCGTCGCTGTCGCCCTCCCGGACGGTCATCGCGGGTCTGCTCACGGTGGCGGTGCTCGTGCTGGTCGTCACCTCCGTGCCGTTCCTGCGGAAGTTCGTGGTCACGCGCGTGCGTTCGCTCTTCGCGGGTGTCGTGCCGCGCATGCTCGACGTACTCCAGCGGCCGCAGAAGCTCCTCACCGGCATCGGCGGCATGCTCCTGCTGACCGCCTGCTTCGTGATGTGCCTGGACGCCTCGATCCGGGCCTTCGGCACCGAGGGTTCCTCGATCAGCATCGCCAGCGTCGCCGTCGTCTTCCTCGCCGGCAACGCGCTCGGTTCGGCGGCTCCGACACCGGGCGGTGTGGGCGCCGTGGAGGCGACCCTGACGGTCGGTCTGATCGCCGTGGGCCTGCCCAGCGAGGTCGCCGCGCCCGCCGTCCTCCTGTACCGGCTGCTGACCCTGTGGCTGCCGGTGCTGCCGGGCTGGCTGGCCTTCAACCACCTGTCCCGCAAGGGAGCGCTGTAG
- a CDS encoding alpha/beta hydrolase codes for MPNPPRLRAAALTASAVLLSSVLAGCGDDAKDQDLTAQKLSWKDCQAPSTAEGGGDAPSPLPDGDEWQCATLKAPRDWDEPKGDTIELALIRARASGDESKRIGSLIFNFGGPGGSGVTTLPAFGEDYAKLRTRYDLVSFDPRGVGRSAPVECLDDLQLDAYFQQDATPDDATERTKLLDNTKEFNAACEDNSKKVLPHVRTTDAARDMDLMRQVLGDDRLHYFGISYGTELGGVYAHLFPKRVGRAVFDAVVDPTEDSEQGSLGQTKGFQLALDNFAEDCVSKTEDCPIGDTAQDVKDRIAKLLKDLDRTPIPGVGLRKLTQTAATSGIAQSLYSQDFWEYLTEGLDQAYAGDGRVLMLLADSMNGRNEDGTYSNLTAANIAINCADDKARYTEDFVEQKLAEFRSASPVFGDYLAWGMVSCTDWAVSGAAEHPDVSAAGSAPILVVGNTGDPATPYEGARRMVDALGEGVGVELTYKGQGHGAYDSKNRCVQTAVNGYLLDGRVPAAGTVCS; via the coding sequence ATGCCGAACCCTCCCCGTCTGCGGGCCGCTGCCCTGACCGCCTCCGCCGTCCTGCTGTCCAGCGTGCTGGCGGGCTGCGGCGACGACGCCAAGGATCAGGATCTGACGGCCCAGAAGCTGAGCTGGAAGGACTGCCAGGCCCCGTCCACGGCGGAGGGCGGCGGTGACGCCCCGTCGCCTCTGCCCGACGGCGACGAGTGGCAGTGCGCCACCCTCAAGGCGCCCCGCGACTGGGACGAACCCAAAGGCGACACGATCGAGCTGGCGCTGATCCGAGCGCGGGCGAGCGGCGACGAGAGCAAGCGGATCGGCTCCCTGATCTTCAACTTCGGCGGCCCCGGCGGCTCGGGCGTCACCACCCTGCCCGCCTTCGGCGAGGACTACGCGAAACTGCGCACCCGCTACGACCTGGTGAGCTTCGACCCGCGCGGAGTGGGCCGCAGCGCCCCCGTGGAATGCCTCGACGACCTCCAGCTCGACGCGTACTTCCAGCAGGACGCCACCCCCGACGACGCGACCGAGCGCACCAAGCTCCTGGACAACACCAAGGAGTTCAACGCGGCCTGCGAGGACAACTCCAAGAAGGTGCTCCCTCATGTGCGCACCACCGACGCGGCCCGCGACATGGACCTGATGCGCCAGGTCCTCGGCGACGACCGGCTGCACTACTTCGGCATCTCGTACGGCACCGAACTCGGCGGCGTGTACGCCCACTTGTTCCCCAAGCGGGTGGGCCGGGCCGTGTTCGACGCCGTGGTCGACCCGACCGAGGACTCCGAGCAGGGCTCGCTCGGCCAGACCAAGGGCTTCCAGCTCGCCCTCGACAACTTCGCCGAGGACTGTGTGTCGAAGACCGAGGACTGCCCGATCGGCGACACCGCACAGGACGTCAAGGACCGGATCGCCAAACTCCTGAAGGACCTCGACCGAACGCCGATCCCCGGCGTCGGGCTGCGCAAGCTGACCCAGACCGCGGCGACCAGCGGCATCGCCCAGTCGCTGTACTCGCAGGACTTCTGGGAGTACCTGACAGAGGGCCTGGACCAGGCGTACGCCGGGGACGGCAGGGTCCTGATGCTGCTGGCCGACTCCATGAACGGGCGCAACGAGGACGGCACGTACAGCAATCTCACCGCGGCGAACATCGCCATCAACTGCGCGGACGACAAGGCCCGGTACACCGAGGACTTTGTCGAGCAGAAGCTCGCCGAGTTCCGGTCCGCCTCCCCGGTCTTCGGCGACTATCTGGCCTGGGGAATGGTCAGCTGCACCGACTGGGCCGTGTCCGGCGCCGCCGAGCACCCCGACGTGAGCGCGGCCGGCTCGGCGCCGATCCTCGTCGTCGGCAACACCGGAGATCCGGCCACGCCGTACGAGGGGGCGCGGAGGATGGTGGACGCGCTGGGCGAGGGCGTCGGCGTCGAGCTGACGTACAAGGGCCAGGGACACGGCGCCTACGACAGCAAGAACAGGTGTGTGCAGACAGCGGTGAACGGCTATCTGCTGGACGGCAGGGTGCCGGCGGCAGGGACCGTGTGCTCCTGA
- a CDS encoding alpha/beta hydrolase, which produces MTRFVRWTALAAAAALLVGACSGGSSDDGKGDGGDGETHAAGPSSSPSDTEAGAALPASLTSQKLDWEGCKGTADSPAPSSEWQCATLKVPLDWAKPEGKTIGLALIRAEARGDDRIGSLLFNFGGPGGSGVSMMPLYGATVSPLRERYDLVSWDPRGVGGSEGVRCRGDKAIESAESVDATPDTAAEEAAYFQDATDFGKGCQKAAGELLAHVSTTDTARDMDLMRQVLGDRKTHYFGISYGTELGGVYAHLFPKNVGRLILDAVVDPSADTVGHAENQARGFQRALDDYLKSTGQDPEQGTRKIAALLKDLDANPLPTGTSRKLTQTLAVTGIVLPLYSKASWPTLTSALKAAEEGDGSELLTLADGYNERDTSGRYGTTTHSQRVISCLDDKQRPTAAETKKLLPTFEKLSPVFGAFLGWDTAGWCHDWPVAGQRDTPEVSAPGAAPVLVVGNTGDPATPYEGARKMADELGKGVGVELTWKGEGHGAYGSGSDCVDSTVNAYLLKGTVPKDGKVCS; this is translated from the coding sequence ATGACGCGTTTCGTACGGTGGACGGCTCTGGCCGCCGCCGCGGCACTGCTGGTGGGGGCCTGTAGCGGCGGCTCGTCCGACGACGGAAAGGGCGACGGGGGCGACGGGGAGACCCACGCGGCCGGTCCGTCGTCGAGTCCCTCCGACACCGAGGCCGGGGCAGCACTGCCCGCCTCGCTGACCTCGCAGAAGCTCGACTGGGAAGGCTGCAAGGGCACCGCCGACTCCCCCGCGCCGAGCAGCGAATGGCAGTGCGCGACGCTCAAGGTGCCGCTGGACTGGGCGAAGCCGGAGGGGAAGACCATCGGCCTCGCGCTGATCCGCGCCGAGGCCCGCGGCGACGACAGGATCGGCTCGTTGCTGTTCAACTTCGGCGGCCCGGGCGGCTCCGGGGTGTCGATGATGCCGCTGTACGGCGCGACGGTCTCACCGCTGCGCGAGCGGTACGACCTGGTGAGCTGGGACCCGCGCGGGGTCGGCGGAAGCGAAGGCGTCCGCTGCCGCGGCGACAAGGCGATCGAGTCCGCCGAGTCGGTCGACGCCACGCCGGACACCGCGGCCGAGGAGGCCGCCTACTTCCAGGACGCGACCGACTTCGGCAAGGGCTGCCAGAAGGCGGCCGGCGAGCTGTTGGCGCATGTCTCGACCACCGACACCGCCCGCGACATGGACCTCATGCGCCAGGTGCTGGGCGACCGGAAGACGCACTACTTCGGCATCTCGTACGGCACCGAACTCGGCGGCGTGTACGCCCATCTGTTCCCGAAGAACGTGGGGCGGCTGATCCTCGACGCGGTCGTCGACCCGAGCGCCGACACCGTGGGGCACGCCGAGAACCAGGCCCGGGGCTTCCAGCGCGCGCTGGACGACTACCTGAAGTCGACCGGCCAGGACCCCGAACAGGGCACGCGGAAGATCGCCGCGCTGCTGAAGGACCTCGACGCGAACCCGCTGCCGACGGGGACCTCGCGGAAGCTGACCCAGACCCTCGCGGTCACCGGCATCGTGCTGCCGCTCTACAGCAAGGCCAGTTGGCCGACGCTGACCAGCGCGCTGAAGGCGGCGGAGGAGGGCGACGGTTCGGAGCTGCTGACGCTCGCCGACGGCTACAACGAGCGGGACACCTCGGGCCGCTACGGTACGACGACCCACTCCCAGCGGGTCATATCGTGCCTGGACGACAAGCAGCGGCCGACCGCGGCGGAGACGAAGAAGCTGCTGCCGACGTTCGAGAAGCTCTCGCCCGTCTTCGGGGCCTTCCTGGGCTGGGACACGGCCGGCTGGTGCCACGACTGGCCGGTGGCCGGGCAGCGGGACACCCCGGAGGTGAGCGCACCCGGCGCGGCGCCGGTCCTCGTGGTCGGCAACACCGGCGACCCGGCGACCCCCTACGAGGGCGCCCGGAAGATGGCGGACGAGCTGGGCAAGGGCGTCGGTGTGGAGCTCACCTGGAAGGGCGAGGGGCACGGGGCGTACGGAAGCGGGAGCGACTGCGTCGACTCGACGGTGAACGCGTATCTGCTCAAGGGCACGGTGCCCAAGGACGGCAAGGTCTGCTCATGA
- the moeZ gene encoding adenylyltransferase/sulfurtransferase MoeZ yields the protein MSLPPLVEPAAELTVDEVRRYSRHLIIPDVGMDGQKRLKNAKVLCVGAGGLGSPALMYLAAAGVGTLGIVEFDEVDESNLQRQIIHSQADIGRSKAESARDSVLGINPYVNVVLHEERLEAENVMDIFSQYDLIVDGTDNFATRYLVNDACVLLNKPYVWGSIYRFDGQASVFWSEHGPCYRCLYPEPPPPGMVPSCAEGGVLGVLCASIGSIQVNEAIKLLAGIGEPLVGRLMIYDALEMQYRQVKVRKDPNCAVCGENPTVTELIDYEAFCGVVSEEAQEAAAGSTITPKQLKEWIDDGENIEIIDVREINEYEIVSIPGARLIPKNEFLMGTALEGLPQDKKIVLHCKTGVRSAEVLAVLKSAGFADAVHVGGGVIGWVNQIEPHKPVY from the coding sequence GTGTCGCTGCCACCCCTGGTCGAGCCCGCTGCCGAGCTCACCGTAGACGAGGTCCGCAGGTACTCCCGCCACCTGATCATCCCCGACGTCGGGATGGACGGGCAGAAGCGGCTGAAGAACGCCAAGGTGCTCTGTGTGGGCGCCGGCGGCCTGGGCTCGCCGGCGCTGATGTACCTGGCCGCGGCGGGCGTCGGCACGCTCGGCATCGTGGAGTTCGACGAGGTCGACGAGTCGAACCTCCAGCGCCAGATCATCCACAGCCAGGCCGACATCGGCCGCTCCAAGGCAGAGTCCGCGCGCGACTCCGTCCTCGGCATCAACCCGTACGTGAACGTGGTCCTTCACGAGGAGCGGCTCGAGGCCGAGAACGTGATGGACATCTTCAGCCAGTACGACCTGATCGTCGACGGCACGGACAACTTCGCGACCCGCTACCTGGTCAACGACGCCTGCGTGCTGCTCAACAAGCCGTACGTGTGGGGTTCGATCTACCGCTTCGACGGTCAGGCCTCGGTCTTCTGGTCCGAGCACGGGCCCTGCTACCGCTGCCTCTACCCGGAGCCCCCGCCGCCGGGCATGGTCCCCTCCTGCGCCGAGGGCGGCGTGCTGGGCGTGCTGTGCGCGTCCATCGGCTCCATCCAGGTCAACGAGGCCATCAAGCTCCTCGCGGGCATCGGCGAGCCCCTGGTCGGCCGCCTGATGATCTACGACGCCCTGGAGATGCAGTACCGCCAGGTCAAGGTCCGCAAGGACCCCAACTGCGCGGTCTGCGGCGAGAACCCGACCGTCACCGAGCTCATCGACTACGAGGCCTTCTGCGGCGTCGTCTCCGAGGAGGCCCAGGAGGCCGCCGCCGGCTCGACGATCACTCCCAAGCAGCTCAAGGAGTGGATCGACGACGGCGAGAACATCGAGATCATCGACGTCCGTGAGATCAACGAGTACGAGATCGTCTCGATCCCCGGCGCCAGGCTGATCCCGAAGAACGAGTTCCTCATGGGTACCGCCCTGGAGGGCCTCCCGCAGGACAAGAAGATCGTCCTGCACTGCAAGACGGGCGTCCGCAGTGCGGAGGTCCTCGCCGTGCTCAAGTCCGCGGGCTTCGCGGACGCCGTGCACGTCGGCGGCGGAGTGATCGGCTGGGTCAACCAGATCGAGCCGCACAAGCCGGTCTACTGA
- a CDS encoding spherulation-specific family 4 protein, with product MPHLTSTNSTKQGTGLHTGLGIPGFAHPLVAPAEWAELTRPRSAPLHWVVLNVADGPGSRPDPHCLAAAGRLRNAGIRVLGHVDATYGARSFGEMVSDAHRYIDWYKVDGFLLDRCPTERTSLPEIRRTVTTLRAIADKDTHVVLGHGTHPCPGYVESADQLVTFSGPWSDYRWSQVAEWTADYPPDRFCHFVHGVPAPHLDEALRIARWQGAATLYFTDRTDRGGRTDPWETMPGYWDEIVSRVGTGVSE from the coding sequence ATGCCGCATCTGACCAGCACCAACAGCACGAAACAGGGCACCGGTCTGCACACCGGTCTCGGCATCCCGGGTTTCGCCCACCCCCTCGTCGCCCCCGCCGAGTGGGCCGAACTGACCCGGCCCCGCTCCGCGCCCCTGCACTGGGTCGTCCTCAATGTCGCCGACGGCCCGGGCAGCCGCCCCGACCCGCACTGTCTGGCGGCGGCCGGGCGACTGCGCAACGCGGGCATTCGCGTCCTCGGCCATGTCGACGCCACGTACGGGGCACGGTCGTTCGGGGAGATGGTCTCCGACGCGCACCGTTACATCGACTGGTACAAGGTCGACGGCTTCCTCCTCGACCGCTGCCCGACCGAACGCACCTCGCTCCCCGAGATCCGCCGCACGGTCACCACGCTCCGCGCGATAGCCGACAAGGACACCCATGTCGTCCTCGGCCACGGCACTCACCCCTGTCCCGGCTATGTCGAGAGCGCGGACCAGCTGGTCACCTTCTCCGGCCCGTGGAGCGACTACCGCTGGTCGCAGGTGGCCGAGTGGACCGCCGACTATCCGCCCGACCGCTTCTGCCACTTCGTCCACGGCGTGCCGGCGCCGCATCTCGACGAGGCCCTGCGCATCGCCCGCTGGCAGGGAGCGGCCACCCTCTACTTCACCGACCGCACGGACCGCGGCGGCCGGACCGACCCCTGGGAGACGATGCCCGGCTACTGGGACGAAATCGTCTCGCGGGTCGGGACGGGTGTCTCGGAATGA
- a CDS encoding NAD-dependent epimerase/dehydratase family protein codes for MRVLLIGANGYLGRFVADRLLADPAVQLTALGRGDDADVRFDLASGSPGALTRFLDAVHPGVVVNCAGATRGGARELTRHNTVAVATVCEALRRSGCGARLVQIGCGAEYGPSQPGSSTAEDAVPRPGGPYGVSKLAATELVLGSGLDAVVLRVFSPAGPGTPAGSPLGRLAEAMRRAMQSGDGELKLGGLGAQRDFIDVRDVARAVHAASLSAAQGVINIGSGRAVRLRDAAAILARVAGYGGALHELDGPPGPPLRPTIGHPRPDPDHAAPVAYPYPDGCGSWQQADVRTARDRLGWRPRINLEESLADIWMEAACRI; via the coding sequence ATGAGGGTCCTGCTGATCGGAGCCAACGGCTACCTCGGCCGCTTCGTGGCCGACCGCCTCCTCGCCGACCCGGCCGTCCAGCTCACCGCACTGGGCCGCGGCGACGACGCCGACGTCCGCTTCGACCTCGCGTCCGGCAGCCCCGGCGCGCTCACCCGCTTCCTCGACGCGGTCCACCCCGGCGTCGTGGTCAACTGCGCCGGCGCGACCAGGGGCGGCGCCCGAGAACTCACCCGCCACAACACGGTCGCCGTGGCCACCGTCTGCGAGGCGCTGCGCCGCAGCGGCTGCGGCGCGCGGCTCGTCCAGATCGGCTGCGGCGCCGAGTACGGCCCCAGCCAGCCCGGCAGCTCCACCGCGGAGGACGCCGTCCCGCGCCCCGGCGGCCCCTACGGCGTCAGCAAACTCGCCGCCACCGAACTCGTCCTCGGCTCCGGCCTGGACGCCGTGGTCCTGCGGGTCTTCTCACCCGCGGGCCCGGGCACCCCCGCCGGCTCCCCGCTCGGCCGGCTCGCGGAGGCGATGCGCCGCGCCATGCAGTCCGGCGACGGCGAGCTGAAGCTCGGCGGCCTCGGCGCCCAGCGGGACTTCATCGACGTACGCGACGTCGCCCGCGCCGTGCACGCCGCGAGCCTGTCCGCCGCGCAGGGCGTCATCAACATCGGCTCCGGCCGCGCCGTCCGCCTCCGGGACGCCGCCGCGATCCTCGCGCGCGTGGCCGGCTACGGCGGCGCCCTCCACGAACTCGACGGCCCGCCCGGCCCGCCGCTGCGCCCCACCATCGGCCATCCGCGCCCCGACCCGGACCACGCGGCTCCGGTCGCCTACCCGTACCCGGACGGCTGCGGCAGCTGGCAGCAGGCCGACGTGCGTACCGCCCGCGACCGCCTCGGCTGGCGCCCCCGTATCAACCTCGAAGAGTCCCTCGCAGACATCTGGATGGAGGCGGCATGCCGCATCTGA
- a CDS encoding DUF3492 domain-containing protein: MRIGLLTEGGYPYVSGDARLWCDRLVRGLDQHEFDIYALSRSRRQEDEGWITLPPQVSRVRTAPLWTAEDDGAVLGRRARRQFAEHYGELAAVLCAGRSESPSTAEADRFGSALYGLAELARDQGGLTGALRSETAVRTLERACRTPGAHRAAREARVPDLLAVAARLERALRPLSLDWYGDEGLGSVDLCHAASGGPAALPGLLARHFSGVPLLVTEYGVQLRTHYLSATEASPSVRALLAAFHGRLAAEVYARAALVTPGNAHARRWQERCGADRDKIRTVYPGMDATRFAEVGDSPECADPDTLAWVGRVEPTKDLISLLHAFAEVRKEEPKTRLRIIGVPAGSEGAAYLGHCKALAAQLFPDEAHGRHAVGDNPVSFEEIGGPDIPSPAEAYASGAVTVLSSVVEGFPISLVEAMFCGRATVSTDVGAVVEVIGGTGLVVPPRNPRALAEACVALLRDPERRARLGAAARARALELFTVEQNITAFHGIYLEIVSRHPVRRVVLDDTTGEPRPFAVPAEAHMPGRWTGPAARVVARGGPGWAAGPPVRANTPLPATEGAR, from the coding sequence CAACACGAGTTCGACATCTACGCGCTCAGCCGCAGCCGGCGGCAGGAGGACGAGGGCTGGATCACGCTTCCGCCGCAGGTCAGCCGCGTACGCACGGCACCCCTGTGGACCGCCGAGGACGACGGGGCCGTCCTCGGTCGCCGCGCGCGCCGCCAGTTCGCCGAGCACTACGGCGAGCTGGCGGCCGTCCTGTGCGCGGGCCGCTCCGAGAGCCCTTCGACCGCTGAGGCGGACCGTTTCGGCAGCGCGCTGTACGGCCTCGCCGAACTCGCCCGCGATCAGGGCGGGCTGACCGGCGCACTCCGGTCCGAGACCGCCGTACGCACCCTGGAGCGTGCCTGTCGTACGCCGGGCGCCCACCGGGCGGCACGCGAGGCACGCGTCCCCGATCTGCTCGCCGTCGCCGCACGCCTGGAGCGCGCCCTGCGCCCCCTGTCCCTCGACTGGTACGGGGACGAGGGTCTCGGCTCGGTCGACCTCTGCCACGCCGCCTCCGGCGGTCCCGCGGCGCTCCCCGGCCTGCTCGCCCGGCACTTCTCCGGCGTACCGCTGCTGGTGACCGAGTACGGCGTCCAGCTGCGCACGCACTACCTCTCCGCCACCGAGGCCTCTCCGTCGGTGCGCGCCCTGCTCGCCGCCTTCCACGGCAGGCTCGCCGCGGAGGTCTACGCCCGGGCCGCCCTCGTCACCCCCGGCAACGCACACGCCCGCCGCTGGCAGGAGCGCTGCGGCGCGGACCGCGACAAGATCCGCACCGTCTACCCCGGCATGGACGCCACCCGCTTCGCGGAGGTCGGCGACTCCCCGGAGTGCGCGGACCCGGACACGCTTGCGTGGGTCGGGCGCGTGGAACCGACGAAGGACCTGATCTCCCTCCTCCACGCCTTCGCGGAGGTCCGCAAGGAGGAGCCGAAGACCCGCCTGCGGATCATCGGCGTCCCGGCGGGCAGCGAGGGCGCGGCCTACCTCGGCCACTGCAAGGCGCTCGCCGCCCAGCTCTTCCCCGACGAGGCGCACGGTCGGCACGCCGTCGGCGACAACCCGGTGTCCTTCGAGGAGATCGGCGGCCCGGACATCCCGAGCCCCGCCGAGGCGTACGCGTCCGGCGCGGTGACCGTGCTGTCCAGCGTCGTCGAGGGCTTTCCGATCAGCCTGGTCGAGGCCATGTTCTGCGGCCGGGCGACGGTGTCCACCGACGTCGGCGCCGTGGTCGAGGTGATCGGCGGCACCGGACTCGTCGTACCCCCGCGCAATCCGCGGGCGCTCGCCGAGGCGTGCGTGGCGCTGCTGCGCGACCCCGAGCGCCGTGCGCGCCTGGGTGCCGCCGCACGCGCCCGGGCGCTCGAGCTGTTCACCGTCGAACAGAACATCACGGCATTTCACGGCATTTACCTGGAGATCGTCTCGCGCCACCCGGTCCGCCGGGTCGTCCTCGACGACACCACAGGAGAACCCCGCCCGTTCGCCGTCCCCGCCGAGGCCCACATGCCCGGCCGCTGGACCGGCCCCGCCGCTCGCGTAGTGGCCCGCGGCGGTCCCGGCTGGGCGGCAGGCCCTCCGGTGCGCGCCAACACCCCGCTGCCCGCGACGGAGGGAGCGCGATGA